The Tessaracoccus timonensis sequence ACAAACAGCGCGTCCATGAACTCGATCTGCTTACCCTGCTTGCCTGCGGCGCGCGCCGCGATGGCGGCGTATTCCGAGTCAGGCCCGAACACGGCAAAGTCACGGAATTCGATGCGCACCTTGCCTTCATCGACGTAAGACTGCAGCTGAGGGAGCGTCTCCTCGTTGAACGCAGAACAGAATGGGCAGCGGTAGTCGAACCACTCCGTGATCACGACGGGCGCGTCGACGTCGCCGATCGCCGCCGGGTCGTCGGGATTGCGCTTGGGAATGGAGAGCAACAGTTCCTCTTGCGATTGGTCCTGGTCGCCTTGGTCCTGCTCCTCGCCGCTTGGTGCTTCCTCCGGCGCGCCGCCTGTCGCGTCGTCGGGCGAGGGGGCAGCTGCTGGCGCGGAGCTCGTCGGGCTCGAAGTCGCCGACGTTGCTGCGCCGCCGCGAGAAGTGAGGAGCGCCGCACCACCGATCATCAATACGGCAATGACAACGCCAACCACGATGTACAGCGGCTTAACCTTGTGCTCCACGTACGCACCTTTACTGTTTCCGGGGCGAGAACGGGCTAAACTGAACAGTCAGCCTATTCTCGAGTGAGGATCACATTGACCATATCGCGGGATGCACTAGAGCACGAGATCGCGGTCGAGCAGGCGCACGTCGATACGGTGTACGCCAACCTGGACATCGCCGCAGCGAGCGCGAAGGAATTGGCGCGGCAGGGGCGGGAAATTTTCGTCAGCGATCGTGCTGACTTCGTGCGCGAGGAAGACGGCACCGCGCTGTTCGAGCGCGACGCGTTCGCTTACCAGGCCGCTCGCCGGATGGCGGTGCTCGACGCCGAACACGAGGGCCTAGTATTCGGGCGACTCGATCTCACAGACGGCGAAACCCGCTACGTCGGACGCCTCGGAGTACGCGACGACGACTACGAGCCGCTCGTGATCGACTGGCGCGCTCCCGCCGCCGAACCGTTCTACCGCGCCACCCAGGTCAACCCGATGGAAGTGATCCGTCGACGGGTGTTGCGCTGCCGCGAAGAGCGCGTGCTGGGCCTCGAAGACGACCTGCTCGACACCTCCGTCGAGACCGACCTCCCCATCTTCGGCGAGGGCGCGCTCATGGCCGCCGTCACCCGCTCGCGAGGCCGTCAGATGCGCGACATCGTGGCCACCATCCAGGCCGAACAGGACGAGGCGATTCGCGCACCGTACCGTGGGGTCACCGTCATTGCGGGCGGCCCGGGCACCGGAAAGACCGTAGTGGCGCTGCACCGCGCCGCCTTCCTGCTCTACACCAACCGCGCGAAGCTCGAGCGCGGCGGCGTGCTGGTCGTCGGCCCTAGCGCCGTGTTCATGAACTACATCGAGCGCGTGCTGCCCAGCCTCGGCGAAGACTCCGTCACGCTGAAGGCCATCGGGCAGGTGGCGACGGATACCGTCGGGATGGCGAGCGAACGCACCGACGAAGCCCTCGCCGCCACAGTCAAGGGCTCGTGGGCGATGCTCAAGGTGCTCCGTCGGCTCGTGCGCCTGCCCATCAACGACGAGGACACTGCCCGTGTGCGGGTCACGATCAAGGGCGAGGTGCTCACCTGCGAGGGCAGAGAGCTCGAACTCATTCGCGATCAAGTCCTCGCCTCCACACGCTTCAACCAGGGCCGCGAGCAGGCGCGCGAGCTCATCGTCGAAGCTCTCGCCGCGAAGCTCCCCGACGACGTGGATGTGGAAGACACCAATGTGCCCGACTACATCCGCGAGCACCCGTCGCTCACGATGTTCATGCACGCCTGGTGGCCGGTGCTGAGCGCTCCCAGGGTGTTGGCGCGCCTGGCTGATCCGGCCGTCGTTACGAAGGTGGCGCGCGGGCTCAGCAGGGACGAGCAACGAGCGCTCGTAGAGTCCTACGCGTGGCTCGAGAGCGTCGACCCGGTGCAGGAGACCCCGCGCCGCTGGTCCATCGCTGATATCGCACTGCTCGACGAGCTCGTCAGCATCCTTGGCCCAGAGCCGGAAGAAGAGGAGTTCGACCCGCTCTCGATGCTCGACGACGATGTGAACGACCTCGTCAGCGTCACCGACCGCATGGCGAAGCGGGATGCGGACGACCTCGACGACGACCCCCAGCACACCTACGCCCACATCCTCGTCGACGAGTCGCAGGACGTCACGCCCATGCAGTGGCGGATGCTTCGCCGACGTGGCCCCCAGGCTTCCTGGACCATCGTCGGCGACCCGGCCCAGTCGTCGTTCCCCCGCCCGGAGGAGACGCAGAAGGCGCTCGACGAGATCGTCGGGCGTGGGCAGTACCGGCGCTTCGTGTTGTCCACCAACTACCGCTCCCCCAGCGAGGTATTCGATCTTGCCTCGAAGGTCATTACGAAGGTGCATCCCGACGCGCTCCTGCCCCGGGCTGTGCGCAGCACCGGCGTCGAGCCGAAGATGCTGCACACTGCATCAGACGCACTCGACGACACCCTGCGCGCAGAACTGCTGGAGCTGGCCGGGCAAGTGGTGGGCACCATCGGCGTGATCGTGCCGCCGTCGAGGCTGGAAGCCATGACGAAGCTCGTGCTGGGCGACCCGCGGCTGGCGGCGTTCGAGGAACGCCTCCTCATCGTCACTGCACTGCAAGCGAAGGGCCTGGAGTACGACGGGGTGTGCGTCGTCGCTCCCGACGAGATCATCGCCGAGGCGCCAGGAGCTGAACGGGTGCTCTACGTCGCGCTCACCCGCGCCACGCAGCGTCTCGTGACCATTGACGTCGACTCGTCGGACTGGCGCGAGCTCCTCGACTAACCCCTCAACGTGTGAGATCTGTTGCGGTTTTCCGCCGGCGGGTTCTAGGGGTGGTGGCAACACCTGCTTGTGGGAAGGGGTTGTTTGTGGGTTTGGGTTTTGGTCGTGGCCGGTTGAGGTTTGAGATGGGTTCTCAGCATCGGTTGGAGGAGTTCTGGCAGGCTCGGCGTATGGGTATGACTGCGGATGCGTTGGCGGTCGAGATGGGCATGTCTGCGCCGGGTGTGAGGAAGTATCTACGACGCACCGGCGGGATTGCGCCGGCTGCGTGGAAGGACCCGGATCGGGTGTTGTCGTTCGAGGAACGACTTCGGATCAAGGAACTCTTGAGTGAGGGTTGCTCGTTGAGGGAGATCGGTCGTCGATTAGGGCGCAGCGCTTCAACGATCTCGCGTGAGGTTCGTCGTGCTGGTGGTAGCCCATCGGTGCGTAGCCGGTACTCGGCTGCTGCTGGGCAGCGGGCA is a genomic window containing:
- a CDS encoding UvrD-helicase domain-containing protein, whose protein sequence is MTISRDALEHEIAVEQAHVDTVYANLDIAAASAKELARQGREIFVSDRADFVREEDGTALFERDAFAYQAARRMAVLDAEHEGLVFGRLDLTDGETRYVGRLGVRDDDYEPLVIDWRAPAAEPFYRATQVNPMEVIRRRVLRCREERVLGLEDDLLDTSVETDLPIFGEGALMAAVTRSRGRQMRDIVATIQAEQDEAIRAPYRGVTVIAGGPGTGKTVVALHRAAFLLYTNRAKLERGGVLVVGPSAVFMNYIERVLPSLGEDSVTLKAIGQVATDTVGMASERTDEALAATVKGSWAMLKVLRRLVRLPINDEDTARVRVTIKGEVLTCEGRELELIRDQVLASTRFNQGREQARELIVEALAAKLPDDVDVEDTNVPDYIREHPSLTMFMHAWWPVLSAPRVLARLADPAVVTKVARGLSRDEQRALVESYAWLESVDPVQETPRRWSIADIALLDELVSILGPEPEEEEFDPLSMLDDDVNDLVSVTDRMAKRDADDLDDDPQHTYAHILVDESQDVTPMQWRMLRRRGPQASWTIVGDPAQSSFPRPEETQKALDEIVGRGQYRRFVLSTNYRSPSEVFDLASKVITKVHPDALLPRAVRSTGVEPKMLHTASDALDDTLRAELLELAGQVVGTIGVIVPPSRLEAMTKLVLGDPRLAAFEERLLIVTALQAKGLEYDGVCVVAPDEIIAEAPGAERVLYVALTRATQRLVTIDVDSSDWRELLD
- a CDS encoding thioredoxin domain-containing protein: MEHKVKPLYIVVGVVIAVLMIGGAALLTSRGGAATSATSSPTSSAPAAAPSPDDATGGAPEEAPSGEEQDQGDQDQSQEELLLSIPKRNPDDPAAIGDVDAPVVITEWFDYRCPFCSAFNEETLPQLQSYVDEGKVRIEFRDFAVFGPDSEYAAIAARAAGKQGKQIEFMDALFVKLPNKGHPPVDEAVVTEVAQSVGVADMAKFKEDLGSEDLRNAVLAESYEAQQFGLSSVPSFLVHTHFISGAQPAEVFKQTIDAELAKVES